In Macadamia integrifolia cultivar HAES 741 chromosome 12, SCU_Mint_v3, whole genome shotgun sequence, the following are encoded in one genomic region:
- the LOC122057189 gene encoding chaperonin 60 subunit beta 4, chloroplastic-like isoform X2, with product MVAASSPSPISAAFFPNPTQPTSTKTYFFTLSTRAMAKELYFNHDGSATKKLKAGVDLVADLVGVTLGPKGRNVVLQNKYGPPKIVNDGASVLKEVIAAGLNPIQISWGIEKTAKALVSELKSMSREVEDHQLADVAAVSAGNDYVLGNMIADALQQVGRKGVVTIEKGKSTENSLQIVEGMQFDRGYLSPYFVTNRQKMSVEFHNCKLLLVDKKLTNMKEMVTILNDAVKEKYPIVIVAEGIEQEVLAPIIRNKLKGVLKAAAIKAPAFGELKSHYLDDIAILTGGTVVRDEMGLTLEKVGKEVLGTAVKVVITKDSTLIVTDGNTQQAVDKRVAQIRSLVENTEENFQKNILNERIARLSGGIAIIQVGAETEVELKDKQLRIEDALNATKAAIEEGIVVGGGSSMLRLSLMVDHIKDILDNEEQKIGADIFKRALTYPSRLIAKNAGVNGSVVVEQVLSLDDVRYGYNAAKDCFEDLIAAGIIDPTKVVRCCLEHAASVAKTFLTSDLVVVDIEELHEIPMRKPIPNSGVGPIGF from the exons ATGGTGGCGGCGAGTTCTCCATCTCCCATTTCTGCGGCATTTTTCCCCAATCCAACGCAGCCCACCTCAACAAAAACTTACTTTTTTACTCTATCCACAAGGGCTATGGCTAAAGAGCTTTACTTCAACCATGATGGTTCAGCCACAAAGAAGCTTAAG GCAGGGGTAGACTTGGTAGCTGACTTGGTTGGGGTGACATTAGGCCCAAAAGGTAGGAATGTGGTTCTGCAGAACAAGTATGGACCTCCTAAGATTGTTAATGATGGTGCTTCTGTCCTCAAGGAG GTGATAGCAGCAGGTCTGAATCCTATTCAGATCTCATGGGGGATTGAGAAGACTGCAAAGGCCCTAGTTTCTGAGCTCAAGTCAATGTCCAGAGAG GTTGAAGATCACCAGCTTGCAGATGTTGCTGCAGTCAGTGCTGGGAATGATTATGTGCTAGGAAATATGATTGCAGATGCTCTTCAGCAAGTTGGGAGGAAGGGTGTAGTCACCATTGAGAAAGGGAAATCCACTGAGAACAGCCTGCAGATTGTAGAAGGAATGCAATTTGATCGTGGATACTTGTCTCCTTACTTTGTTACAAATAGGCAAAAGATGTCTGTGGAATTTCACAACTGCAAG TTGCTTTTGGTCGACAAAAAACTCACAAACATGAAGGAGATGGTTACAATACTGAATGATGCAGTAAAGGAAAAGTACCCAATAGTGATAGTTGCAGAGGGCATTGAGCAGGAAGTTCTGGCTCCAATAATTAGGAACAAACTCAAGGGTGTGCTGAAGGCAGCTGCTATTAAAGCTCCTGCCTTTGGAGAACTCAAGAGCCACTACTTAGATGACATTGCTATCTTGACTGGAG GTACTGTAGTCAGGGATGAAATGGGTCTAACCCTAGAAAAGGTTGGAAAGGAGGTATTGGGCACTGCTGTTAAGGTGGTGATAACTAAGGATTCTACATTGATTGTTACTGATGGGAATACCCAACaagctgttgacaaaagggttGCCCAGATTCGAAGCCTTGTTGAG AACacagaagaaaattttcaaaagaataTACTGAATGAAAGAATAGCAAGGTTATCTGGTGGAATAGCTATTATTCAG GTTGGAGCAGAAACAGAAGTTGAATTGAAGGATAAACAACTAAGAATTGAAGATGCTTTGAATGCAACCAAG GCAGCTATTGAGGAAGGTATTGTGGTTGGTGGAGGCTCTAGCATGTTGAGACTTTCTTTAATGGTGGATCATATCAAGGATATTTTGGACAATGAAGAGCAAAAG ATTGGAGCTGACATCTTTAAAAGAGCTTTAACCTATCCATCAAGATTGATAGCTAAAAACGCAGGTGTAAATGGCAGTGTTGTGGTAGAGCAG GTTCTATCCCTTGATGATGTAAGGTATGGATATAATGCTGCAAAAGACTGTTTTGAAGATTTGATTGCTGCTGGAATTATTGATCCAACAAAG GTGGTTAGATGCTGCTTGGAGCATGCTGCATCTGTTGCTAAGACTTTTCTTACATCTGATCTTGTTGTTGTTGACATTGAGGAATTGCATGAAATTCCTATGAGAAAGCCAATTCCAAACTCAG
- the LOC122057189 gene encoding ruBisCO large subunit-binding protein subunit beta, chloroplastic-like isoform X1, translated as MVAASSPSPISAAFFPNPTQPTSTKTYFFTLSTRAMAKELYFNHDGSATKKLKAGVDLVADLVGVTLGPKGRNVVLQNKYGPPKIVNDGASVLKEVELEDPLENVGAKLVRQAGARTNDLAGDGSTTSVVLAQGLIGEGLKVIAAGLNPIQISWGIEKTAKALVSELKSMSREVEDHQLADVAAVSAGNDYVLGNMIADALQQVGRKGVVTIEKGKSTENSLQIVEGMQFDRGYLSPYFVTNRQKMSVEFHNCKLLLVDKKLTNMKEMVTILNDAVKEKYPIVIVAEGIEQEVLAPIIRNKLKGVLKAAAIKAPAFGELKSHYLDDIAILTGGTVVRDEMGLTLEKVGKEVLGTAVKVVITKDSTLIVTDGNTQQAVDKRVAQIRSLVENTEENFQKNILNERIARLSGGIAIIQVGAETEVELKDKQLRIEDALNATKAAIEEGIVVGGGSSMLRLSLMVDHIKDILDNEEQKIGADIFKRALTYPSRLIAKNAGVNGSVVVEQVLSLDDVRYGYNAAKDCFEDLIAAGIIDPTKVVRCCLEHAASVAKTFLTSDLVVVDIEELHEIPMRKPIPNSGVGPIGF; from the exons ATGGTGGCGGCGAGTTCTCCATCTCCCATTTCTGCGGCATTTTTCCCCAATCCAACGCAGCCCACCTCAACAAAAACTTACTTTTTTACTCTATCCACAAGGGCTATGGCTAAAGAGCTTTACTTCAACCATGATGGTTCAGCCACAAAGAAGCTTAAG GCAGGGGTAGACTTGGTAGCTGACTTGGTTGGGGTGACATTAGGCCCAAAAGGTAGGAATGTGGTTCTGCAGAACAAGTATGGACCTCCTAAGATTGTTAATGATGGTGCTTCTGTCCTCAAGGAG GTTGAATTAGAGGATCCATTGGAGAATGTTGGAGCAAAGTTAGTGAGGCAAGCTGGTGCAAGAACTAATGATCTTGCTGGTGATGGTTCCACCACTTCTGTTGTTCTTGCTCAAGGTCTGATTGGTGAGGGTCTGAAG GTGATAGCAGCAGGTCTGAATCCTATTCAGATCTCATGGGGGATTGAGAAGACTGCAAAGGCCCTAGTTTCTGAGCTCAAGTCAATGTCCAGAGAG GTTGAAGATCACCAGCTTGCAGATGTTGCTGCAGTCAGTGCTGGGAATGATTATGTGCTAGGAAATATGATTGCAGATGCTCTTCAGCAAGTTGGGAGGAAGGGTGTAGTCACCATTGAGAAAGGGAAATCCACTGAGAACAGCCTGCAGATTGTAGAAGGAATGCAATTTGATCGTGGATACTTGTCTCCTTACTTTGTTACAAATAGGCAAAAGATGTCTGTGGAATTTCACAACTGCAAG TTGCTTTTGGTCGACAAAAAACTCACAAACATGAAGGAGATGGTTACAATACTGAATGATGCAGTAAAGGAAAAGTACCCAATAGTGATAGTTGCAGAGGGCATTGAGCAGGAAGTTCTGGCTCCAATAATTAGGAACAAACTCAAGGGTGTGCTGAAGGCAGCTGCTATTAAAGCTCCTGCCTTTGGAGAACTCAAGAGCCACTACTTAGATGACATTGCTATCTTGACTGGAG GTACTGTAGTCAGGGATGAAATGGGTCTAACCCTAGAAAAGGTTGGAAAGGAGGTATTGGGCACTGCTGTTAAGGTGGTGATAACTAAGGATTCTACATTGATTGTTACTGATGGGAATACCCAACaagctgttgacaaaagggttGCCCAGATTCGAAGCCTTGTTGAG AACacagaagaaaattttcaaaagaataTACTGAATGAAAGAATAGCAAGGTTATCTGGTGGAATAGCTATTATTCAG GTTGGAGCAGAAACAGAAGTTGAATTGAAGGATAAACAACTAAGAATTGAAGATGCTTTGAATGCAACCAAG GCAGCTATTGAGGAAGGTATTGTGGTTGGTGGAGGCTCTAGCATGTTGAGACTTTCTTTAATGGTGGATCATATCAAGGATATTTTGGACAATGAAGAGCAAAAG ATTGGAGCTGACATCTTTAAAAGAGCTTTAACCTATCCATCAAGATTGATAGCTAAAAACGCAGGTGTAAATGGCAGTGTTGTGGTAGAGCAG GTTCTATCCCTTGATGATGTAAGGTATGGATATAATGCTGCAAAAGACTGTTTTGAAGATTTGATTGCTGCTGGAATTATTGATCCAACAAAG GTGGTTAGATGCTGCTTGGAGCATGCTGCATCTGTTGCTAAGACTTTTCTTACATCTGATCTTGTTGTTGTTGACATTGAGGAATTGCATGAAATTCCTATGAGAAAGCCAATTCCAAACTCAG